The window CAGTTTGAAATGAAACAGTGGGACACATAATTGTCTTTTTTGTATTGGCGATGAATGATAGATTACATTAGTTCATTAACTATATCATTTCTGCTCCTTGTCTCTAAGACTGCTGTTTTCTTCAGAACAGGTTGTTTTATGCTGGTGCTAGATTTCCTTTAAACACATGATAAGAAGACAACTTGACAACTAATTTCAGCATTTTCTTTGTGGATCGAGATGGATTTGTCTGCACTTGCACTTGGTGCAAGGAATTGATATGGGTAGACCTAAGCTTAGACCAGCAGCCTTGGTGCAGGATGTGAGTTTAAGGAATGAAAGTAGGGTTAAAGGTTAGACGGGGGTAGAAGGCCAGGCTTAGGATTTGGGGATTTTTGTGTTAGGTTACTTTAGTGTGGTTGGATTTAGTGTGAATTTTAGAGAAAGATTGATGGAAACCTGTActaacaaaaaagagaaaaacacaggGGACGTCATTGCTGGAAAACTGTTGTGTTACCTAGCTGCATGTACCTTTAGTACTTAAAGTCACTGGTCtgaaacacacataaaaaagtttgtaaagtcAGCGTGCCTGATCTGCATAATTATCCATATTTTATAATAGGAAAACTACTAAACCCAGGACAACAGTCTGACAGCAGGCAAACATGTATTTTCAGAAGGAGTGGTTAGCAATGGAGCAATCATTTGTACTTCCTTACTTTGTTTCCCTAATGGTCTTTATACAATTGTCTGTTTTGGTACATGAAAATACATTGGAAATAGAAATTGCAGTCTTTCCTATGTTCCTAATTTCATCCATGTTCTGCAGTCTTGTAGGAAAGGAAAGCAAAAGTAACACTAATGTCTGTGCATTACAACATGTGCATGTACAAGGAACAGTGTGAATCAAGtctttaagtgtattttttaaaaaatattgggtaCTTCTGGGTATGAAGAACATTAATTTATTCCCCTTCCACCTAAATGCTGATTcttggtgattggctgctcaggcacCAAAGGCGGTCATATTGCGTCATTTTAAGAGATTGTTCTTAGCTCCAATTTATTTCCGATGATGGAAGAGTAAAGGGAAGGTCACTCTAATAACAGTGACTAAATAAACAGCAAGGAAGCAAAGAAAAGAGGAATAAGGGTGGCCTGGTGGGGACATTATTATAGTGTACTTCTTGCTTTTCCCTGCATGTCACATGCAGCTACCCcacaaatattacaatttttttcacgGACTCATTATCATAGTATTAATGCTTGGCAGCTGTCCCCTgtaaataacaattaataatattgtataataccatgttattattgtgtgtgtggcGGGTGCCTTGCCCGGATCAATTGGAGACACAATGCACTGCAGAGAGTGTGCATTAACTGTGTGTCACATTAGGCTGCCATGAAAATATTCTAACTGCTTAATActcaaacacattaaaaataaatacttattgcagacttttgttttctttctattgaattcacttacatatttataaacagtTTATAAACATCGGAAAATAGTGTAGATGAACAGTTTGGAAGTTTATATCAGTTGGTGAAGAGaatcatttttaatgttgcaaCATAAAAGATAAGCActgggtttctcaaccagggttcctccagaggttgctgggggttccttgtgcagTGTGCCATCACATTATACTGtgtattatagatatataaattacagcaggggttgcttgaagacctgaaagttatgtgaAGAGTTCACCTGtgcaaaaacagtttttatatagctatACCAGGAGGAAAAACTTGTGACGGGGAGAAGTGTCGCCGGCAGATCAACCTCCTCACACTCTGTCTTCCACTAATTCCAATTTGATACATCACACTATatttagagatatatatatatatatattcatacatacacacacacacacactagtatactatatatatattagtacacATACACTagcaatttttttgcaataataattATGTGCATAACCTATTAACTTATCTTCATCCTTTGCACTGCAGCTGAATCTAAATATTGCACAGGGATTCAATCACAAAGTGATCTTACAAAGAGAGCTTTGTAAGAAACATTTgcctgtgtatgtgtgtatgtctaCCCTGACACAAACTCATATCAGTCATCTTGCCAAGCATCGATGGTGGATGTGGCAGGTGACTAAACTCAAGTCAGACAGAGTTCAAACATGAGAAAACTACCAACAAGGAATGAGTTCAGGAATGTGTCAGAGAGGAGCTGAATCTCTGTGAAATGATTCTGGTTTTAGGACGTTATCTATATAAAGTATGGAAGCCACTGTAGAACTAAATatgaaagaaacagaaaaagaaaaccctttactgcacttgtgtgtgtttttgtgtgttttggcaAAATTAACAATAGGAAAGAGGCACACTGGatctataaagaaataaaacagagaTAAAACTTAAAGCTAATACAACCATTTTCATTTCCTAGTGGCACACCTCTACTCTCCCTAACGTTGGATAAACCAGTTTAGCTGCTGGTGATGTAGTCAGAATATTTCCAGTAACAGGTGGGGTCACTATGGCACATAGGAGGGTACAATTACTGCTATGATCACCACTTATTGTTAACAGATGAGACGAGCACAGCCAAAGTTTTTCCAGTGTCATGGAACTTTTATTCCAGAACTTGGAACTGGCTTGTGAAATTTCCTGCCATGTTCCTGAAGACTCAGGACGTTCCAACTTTGTTGACTAATTGTTATGTGACAGAAGCACACAAGTCCCGGTGACACACGGgatcaaagttaaaaaaagaactatTTCTCACAATCCCCGTTCTAAAAGGACTTGTTACGGAAGAATCTGGCCATTACGGAAGAATCTGGTCATTAGTAAAGCTGACCACCTTGGAATTTGAGCATACAATAGATTTGCTCAAACTTATGGAGTGTGAGGGGTTTCCATATTGGCTATTGTTTTTTTGGGCTTACTGGGCAGTTCCTGGGACATTTGGAAAATGGGTGAAATCATTGTCATGTTTTTTAACATAGATCCACCCTCTCCATCTGACCCATATGTGCTGAGAGCAAAAATGATGGAACATTTTGAAATTTGTGGGTTGTTGCCAGAACAAGGTGCATCTTCCAAGAGATGTGTACCAGTTGCAGCTGTACAAGGGGAATTTTCTCACTTTTTTAGAAGTAATCTCAGATTTCCGGTTTCCTAGATCCTGCAAGCagataaagacagaaaaagataacCTTTTCCCTATTCAATCCTGAACTACAGGTCTATACcattgtttctcaatcagggttccgtTGGCCTTTCCGACCATCTAttttgataccaatgatctttttggcctgATCTGTACAGGTGATATTCTTCtcaatgatcaccaatgtaagattAATTCTTCTCACTAACCATtacactaatgtagtgtgagttgtggatatagtaattatagcaggggttccccaaagacctgaaagttatttgaagggttcccctatgtaaaaaaatggtcaagaaacactgttctatatatttataaacatataaactttccatttaaaactaaaatgtagaGCCATTCTTTAAAGCCCTCAAGGTGTACATTGAGGCGATGAGATATCTGTACCTACATTCCCAGTTTCtctcaaatgaaaagaaaaaaaagtttctcccattaaaaagcaaaactatAATGTCTCATTCCCCAGTGTATGTAATTTAGCATTATTACAGAAGTTAATAATATTGTTCCAAATTCTCATTTTGAGTTTAGCCCttaattgtaatatttaccaGCCCCTAAAACAACTTTCCCAAATTCAGTGATGATTTCTCTTCTGAATTTCTCTAAATTACAACTTATATATGCATATCGAAAGCTGCAACTTTCACACGCCAACAAAGTGGGGATGAGCTGGCAGGTAAACAGTCTTCAAAGATAAAAGGAAGTGAAACTTTTGTTATCTGTTTGTCCTAAAACTTTCTGTTGAATATTTTGatactttatttacataaaacaaaaattcacatGCTGCTTGTGCCATATGCTTTTACTGACCTTGTGCTAATAGTAGGTTTCAAGGCAAGCAGCTAAATTCACAGCTCATATATGACCTGGCTTATTAGCCAAAGGTTTTATAATTCTGTCCAGAAACATTTGGGACCCAGTGACCTTTGATAGACGGCACAGCCAAAAGGCTAACACCTCTACCTCCGTTAGACTTTAGAAAGACATTGGTGTCCCCTTCCAGCAGCAAGCTTTCTGATTGGACTGTGAAGGAGCAGCAACACACTAAAGTAATATTGCTGCTAACTTTGCCAGTTTCCCCTGTTAGCATGAAGAAGTATCTAACTTGCCAGTAGCATTGCCTCCTCTTCTTCCAGTCTGGATTCATGTGAAGGggttaataaataaaagcagatatCAAGATAGTTTTAGGTAATAGGGCTGATTGCatataaagtattaatattaaataaaataatcaacaaaGGAATTCAATGAAGTATTATCATTTAATAGTTAAGATCTTGGGCCAGATATACTTTATGGGACAaagtatagaaaaacaaaataacagcaTGACCTACAAAACTtgccaagaaaataaaataagacaataATCTGGTGTCTTAGTCTCTGCAAATATGACATATTTATCcacaaatgttataaaaagtttttaaatactagaaaggtttgcaatttttttatgcctGTTGGCCCTTTACCTTAACTTTCTCCTTATTATTTTTGCACAGGTGTTCACAGAAAGAAAAGGTCCCTTACGTGACAATTTGCCAGTAGATGAGGTAATAATTGACAAAGGAAGACACAGATCTTTCTTTATTGAATAATTCAACTAGATTCAGCAAGGTTTCCTGACTCCACCTCTTACCCTGAGACTTAAAACAGACATCTGTATATACATCTAACTCATGCCAACCTTGCACAAAGATCTTCAGCCTCCTGGAATGCAACTGACCTGTTAGTGGGAGCGAAGGAGGCAGTCAGAAGAAAAgaatttgttaaaacatttttaagcctctctccagccttgcacaCAAATGGCAATAAAGCACAAAGAGGTGGAGCACCTCCTCATAAGGTACACAACGCCCTTGAAGTGATGTTGTTGTACAAATAAGCCTGTCTGCACGGAACAGATTTGCCTAGAAAATTTGGGTTTGGGGACCTGCATCTTCTCCATAAGTTCAAGAAGTGGAGATATCTAAAAACAGATAATGGATTACAAGTTTAAAACACTGTGAGTCCTTGGCATTTTTGGATTCTGGACCTTGCACAACACctttacaattgtattttatttggagaCTAGACACCTTTCTTTGTATCACCTGGTATTAGCTTTggttgagagagagagagcatgGACATCTTTTTAGGTCAACCTGCTAATCAAGGCTTCTCCAGAAGCAACATTTTgccaaacatatatttataagtGTTAAAACATTTTCACGTTCCACAAGCCACATGCAGGGGGCTCTAGGAGAAAACAAAGTTGCGGacagtaatgtgaaaaaaattcttATGTCCTGTCTAAAAGGGCAACAGGTGATCATCAAAATGGAGGCCATGAAGATCATACAGGCAGAGAAGTTTTCTGAGTGTCAGAACTCTCAGACACGGTATGGCCCTCCTTCACGGAAGGAGCCACCTCTAGTTGCCAAGCGGGCCTGGCCTTCAGACTCAGAAATTATTGTCAACCAGGCCTGTGGGGAGATGCCCAGTCTAGAGGGCACTCCAGGCACTGTGGGGCTTCCCAGGACACCCCCACCACCACGGCGAGAGAAGATCCACCCTGGGCAGCGGAAGGCAAGCACAGAGATTTGTTACCATCGTAAAACTCCATCTGATGAGGTCATTGTAAACCAATATGTGCTGCATCCGTCCACTCCATGTGAGCCTTTAGAGTGCCCAACTTGTGGTCACATGTACAATTTCACCAACAAGAGGCCCCGTATCTTGTCTTGTCTACACTCTGTCTGCGAGGAATGCCTTCAGATCCTTTATGAATCATGTCCGAAGTACAAATTTATCTCCTGCCCTACCTGCAAACGGGAAACGGTGCTCTTTACAGACTATGGCCTAGCCGCCCTTGCTGTCAACACCAGCATCCTCAACCGGCTACCAGCCGAAGCCCTCACGGCCAACCCAGTGCAATGGAGCAGCGAAGCAGACCGCAGCTGCTACCAAACCTTCCGCCAGTACTGTGGTGCAGCTTGCAGTTGCCAGATTCGTAATCCACTCTCTTCCTGTTCAATCATGTAGCTATTTGGCGAGCAGTTTTATCTTGGATAGTGCCGACTGTGGAATCCAAACCTACTGGACCAGCAACCAACGCTCTCTGCAAACTTTATTACATATCAGTCAAATAGACTTTGTGGTTGAAAGTTATATCTAAACCAATTTAGTTTACATCAGTCAATTCATCTTGGTGAActtgcttctctttgtagttggTCTGTCAACTCTCTCTCTCGCTCCTTCCCTCTCTCGTCTTCACTTTTATCCCTTCCTTTACCGTTTATTTTTCTAACAACCTTTTCTAAGTGGCGATGTACATAGGCATGGTTGGATGGGTATAGACTGACTTGACCATTTCAGTAAAAAGTCTCTTTTTCTGTAACCAGCTGTGTCACCTAAGCCCAGTACCAAGCACAACATTAGGTGATGTACAAAGCCTGGCGTTATCGACTGAGGTTGTCCTGAAATTCCCTCTAAAACCTCCAGGGAGCACTGATGTCACCACTTTCAATTTGTCAAAATTGTTTTGCCAAAGCTTTTGTTTCATTTGCTGAccaagacaaaaaacaaatatggaataataagaaattatatattttaaattattgtatgtgtttgaaaaatatttaaaaaaagaaaaaaaatcactgctccGCATTAACCACTTTGCAGGTCCTTCTTGCATCAGTTTAACCTTTTCATTGCCAAAGAGGTCTACAGTAGATTGCAGCGCAATATCTGGCGATCTTtgtgatggtaaaaaaaaggaaaggttgggTTTGTGACCAACTTGTTCTGATGGGAGAATCAGGGTGGGAGGAGTCTATCTCTTGTTTTTGTTGAAGGGTTTGTCATGTTTAACTTTTTTGAAAGGAGCCCTGCTATTTAATAGCTTTGCTGACAAGAGACAACGGTTATTGTAGCTAGTCTAAAATATCCATCAACTGTATAAATGGCTACAAACACACTGAGTTTGCTGTGCtgtgtctctttttttccccacatctTCTGAATTGTGTTTAAAGAAGAGAAATCCCATGTGATAgagaagaatattaaaaaatggatgtagttaaaatcattacaaaaactaaaaaattaaaaaaactttaacataagTTGGGAAAAAAGCCATTCTAACATACCGGCTACTGTTTACCAACATTCCTAGAACCCTGATCTTCATTATAACTGGTAAATCAaaacatatttgattttgtttaaatgttatagAACATTTTGGGTCTAACATTCCTAAATTGAATCTGTTGCCAGACAAGTTTACAAACATCCCTAAATAGCAATATATgtcatatgtaaaaataaatcaccCTGTCCCCTCTCAAACATAGCAATAATCATAGTCATAGTCTTAATCTCAAAGGTGAATATGCAACAAGAGCTCTTATAGCAAGAGCAAGTGAAGCTGAGCTGAAAAGATATGGATAAGTCAATGTTTCTGCTGTAAACTTTGAGAATTGCTCCACAGGGTATGAAGCTACAGATGTCAGTGATGGGCCACATGTTCACTGTAAGGCATTAGAGCAAGAATAGGAAGTAGGTGAGTGTGATATGATGAAATGTCACGCAACTGGTAATAGATAGAGACTTCAATGCCTCTGCTATAAGCTTTGAGTATTAATTGCTCCACATAGCCACAGATGTCAGTGACGAGCCACATGTTCACATTATTTGGTTTTGAATATGCTCACACTTGCTGACCTGAAGGAATTCTCAAACCTTTTAAATCCATAGTAATTAAACGCATGTTCCAGGTCTGCGCTTTAAAAGTATTAGGTATGCAAGTATAAGGGTAATACAGCCAGTCTATTAACAGCAGGACCGATGGTGGTGGTTTCTGTACCCCCTTAATGACAGACGAACTTTAAGGTGGCCTTATATAGGTCTCAGAATTTTAGGACTGACGTTATCTAGAATAGCCAGGCTTTTGGATATTTCCCCTCCTTCGCCATGCCAATGACAATGCCAATTATTTGGACAGAATGTGGTGGGTAATGCCCTCTAACAAGTAGTGGTAAAAATCAAGCATGAATATTCAAAAACCTATACCTAGTTATAAGAAGCCTGTGAGTGGGTGAAATGCCCAAGCATTCTTTATACAAAAAGGATATATTAAGGTTAGAAAGAGACTTCAGTGAAAATGAGCAGGATATTCCTAAAATCCTAATGGAAATGTGTTtagtaaacagtttttttttacctgtagcAAATGGCAATTTACAGGTAAATCTAGTTAGGCAACTTGGGATGTGTAGGAATAAATTCTtcttaaaatagaaataattgtgTTACATTTTCTCCTAATAAATGAGTGACTCGATTAGCAGAGTTACTGCTTTGTACATAGACctcaaatgataaatattttttttttttgtaagtaggGTATGTGCATTTAGGTATTTCAGCTAAGCTGGATATTTCGTGGATTATCCTACtccattgcatttatttttataggggtagagatatattttaaaacaacctGATTTTAAGTTTTGTggatttgaattttttatttctttagtacaGCAGGTCTCCTACCTGTATACAGTCTTACAGGGATCATGTTATTTCTAAACCTGAGAGTCTGCTGGCTGTAAATTCTCAACTCCTCCTAGTGGTCTAATTATACTTCTTCATGAAGTCACATTATTCGAAAAGTATTAAATTTACACAGAATGATTGTCAATAGACTTTAGTCCAGCCAGGAGTGTAAATAGAAATCAGTGGGTCTTCCAGCAGAATATCCACCCCCAggataaaaaataaggaaaaccaGGAGAGGAGTCACCACTGGCAGTGTCACTGTAACCTGCAGGTCCCACTCCCACTGTCCTTGGACCATCCAAAACATCTGCTGTAAGAAATACTCCCTACACACACAAGAAACATCTACACACCTACCCAAGCTTTCTCTGCAACTCTTAACAAAGATCCCTCCTGCTGTCACCCACTTTTCCTGTCTATTGGCTCATGGAGCACATTGCCATCACCCCATGCTGCTAAGCATGACCCCCTCTGGCTCCCACACCTGTCAACCTTGGGGGCAGTGCTAAAGTCTTTTGACTGCCATTGTAGCACAATCATCTGCCCTCCCCTGTACAGCACTGACGAAATGACATTGGAAAGGCAACAGAGACAGCAATACCTCCCATCATCCTTGGTATAGAGAAAAGTGACAGTAAAATTTATATATTCTTGAAAAACGAAAGGCGTTTGTTAAGATGAAATGCAGGATATGTGAGAACCTGTTTCAAACTAGACCCCATTGTGGCAAGCCATGAGAAAACTTCCTGTATAAGATGTTTTTCAGGACTAATGTAGTGCACAATATGCAGGAAATTGCCATGAATAGACAGGAAATGTTGCAAGTGTTAATAATCAGACTCCTAGTCAGAAATATATAACCCTTATTCTAATAGTGTACAGGTGAATTCCAACAAAACACTTtgaaaaaatcctgaaaatgatacaaattattaaagaacaaaattcAACAGCATGGATGCACATTGTCAGGGCAtggtgcaatttttttccttgcttgGTCCTCTTTAATGCAGGAAACAACCATCACAATTTGATGACATCAGTGCTATTCTCTGCATCCATACCTTGTGAATAAAGGGATTCAGGACCACTGAGAACCTGTTGTGGTGGAGAAGAGGTACTGTGGGGAATAGCTCTGGCTTAATCAGCCTaagctgttttattttacactatttATTCTATTAAGCCGTAGTACCTGTGGGGCCATACACCAACATACTagttgtgtattattattattattattattattattaataaacaggatttatatagctccaacatattacgcagtgctgtacattaaatagggattgcaaatgacagatgaatacagacagtgatacaggaggagagaaccctgccctgaagatcttacaatctagtaggtagggggaatttcacacacaataggatgggagatatgtagtagtgggaagtagtggtggtttcaaaaaacagaagaagacaaggtaggcaagtttgaaaaaaagggttttgagcgctcttttaaatgagcagaaagtaagagcacgccgaataggacgaggaaccattccagagagtcggggcagctcgagagaagtcttgtattcgtgcgtgtgatgaggttatgagtgaggaagtcattagtaggtcattggaggagcggagagaacggcagggggagtattttttttaccaagtcagaaatataggtgggacaataactgcgtagagatttgaaggcaaagcacaggagcttaaatttgattctaaggtgaaatggaagctggctggctgcagcattcaagatatattgtagaggagagagtcgggttagtgga is drawn from Pyxicephalus adspersus chromosome Z, UCB_Pads_2.0, whole genome shotgun sequence and contains these coding sequences:
- the RNF208 gene encoding RING finger protein 208, encoding MQGALGENKVADSNVKKILMSCLKGQQVIIKMEAMKIIQAEKFSECQNSQTRYGPPSRKEPPLVAKRAWPSDSEIIVNQACGEMPSLEGTPGTVGLPRTPPPPRREKIHPGQRKASTEICYHRKTPSDEVIVNQYVLHPSTPCEPLECPTCGHMYNFTNKRPRILSCLHSVCEECLQILYESCPKYKFISCPTCKRETVLFTDYGLAALAVNTSILNRLPAEALTANPVQWSSEADRSCYQTFRQYCGAACSCQIRNPLSSCSIM